Part of the Hevea brasiliensis isolate MT/VB/25A 57/8 chromosome 16, ASM3005281v1, whole genome shotgun sequence genome is shown below.
CTAAGCTTTGATAATATTCACGAGtttactatattttaaaaaatagattaaaaagttTACCTCTCTTTTCAGTGTTCCTCCGCTTCCCTTGCCTCTCTGTTAACTCTACCCACTGTAACATCAACACTAGCTCCTTCTCCATTGTCTCCTGCACTTATACCATCAACCTAAACTCCAACTCCTTCACCACTTTCACCTCAATCTCAAGCTCTAACTACCCATATCTCCTTTACCCTTGCAGCATCAATCACTTTCAAATTCTTGCTTCCATGTCTCAATCACTCGTAGCTGTATGTCATCATACGGTATTTGGCAGTGCGACTTGAATTGAGGACCAGGTTGTTAAATATGGTTTTGAAGGGCATTGTTAGGTCTTTGGTCTTCCGTGACCTCCATTTGTGATATTGCGATAAGGTGCGTTGAATGTTGATGGACGGGACTTCACAAGTAGGAGTCTTTATAGAAAGCCTGTTTGTATGTGGTGTTTAAGGGCGGAGAGGGTGGCTGTTTCGGGATCGAGGTGGAGGGATGGGCTTTCGAATTGTTCATAATCTCCTTTGTCAATttgtttttctttgattttgtaATTGAAATTTACAGATGGGAAATTTTTTGTTTTTGTAATTTGTTGATTTGTTATGGTTGAAATTCTATAAATGAAATTATGCAGATGGAGATTTATCTTCATTGCATATTTTGTAATTTGATGATGTTTTTTGTTGGAATTTCGTGATTTATTGGAATTCTTTTGTAGATGCAGAGGGACTGGAGTTGGAGAGAGAGATATGAATGGAAAGAGAGACGGAGGggagggagatggaagagagAGAATGAAAGGAACATTTGATAAATAATGGTAATATTTAAAAACTAAATAGtcgtttattttaatattatgagAATTAGGGTAGTCATTGGAAAATATTTTCTCTCATTAtactatattattaaattaattaagaataAATTTAGGGATTAAATTATTGATGatatcaaaaatgaaaatttttaatctattttttaaaataaggtGATCAAGTCGTAAATATTAGAAAAAATATATAGATTTTACAGTAATTTatccttaaaaaataatttaatttttaaaatcttctaTTAATGTTAAACTTTACTTTATTTTGAGAATAATTAGTGTTATAATTTatccttaaaaataatttaattttttaaaatcttcTACCAATGTTAAACTTTACTTTCTTTTGAGAATGATTAGTGTTATAATTTAACTAATGAACACTTTTTAGTGTTATTTGAACAATAAAATATTTATGGACAAAATCCTTCAAACTATAATTTTAGATCATTTAGTATGgcgtaattaaaattataatgtaattaattatattatatatttgattATATTGTTTGATAACAAAAAAATTTTGACGAAATAAAATaacaattatataatataattaattatacttaaagTAACGTAATGatcattatataaaaaaattaatataatcataattacttattttaatttttttatttattgtcaatGTTATCACTATTAGCTTTATTCGACAACTACTCCTATTATCACTAGGGTTGGCCATGGTCTGATTTCGAATTGGAACCGAATCGAAACTAGTTCGGTCAAAATCGAACCAAAATAAGTCAAAATCAAAATTGGCTTCGAATCGGATCGAAACCGTCCTTCTACGATTTGGTTtaggttcatattttttagaaaTCGTGAACCGACGGTTCTGAATCGGATTGAACTGACGGTTTCAAACCTAATCAAATCGGTGATTTAAATACAAAAGAATTCAATAAATACTTCACTCCactcataatttatatatatatatatatatatatatatatatatatatatatatatatatatatcaattattCTCtacattctctttaattcttaatattctttcaatttctctcaaattttttaaataattattttctacactccttttaGTTTTTATTACTCTTAtaattctcctattttattattttatatgctcattaaaatttttaatactatctcaattactctctgttattattttatattttcaataaaatttttaataccctttattttaattttttttcttttattcttttttaattatcaattatcatataattttttaaaaaaggcaagtattactcaactcaactaagtttttattccaaaaatttattggaatcGGTTATATGAATTATCTTTCTTCATTCTaaataattttgggttaaatcattggaaatgtgtaatgcttctatgtcgtattgtactattctccttcaagtcaatttaggtctaccttttattttctttctatcctctaacccattgtgctttacttgtctaactagaattttcttatatttacgcttcacatgaccaaaccacctcaatctcctttctctcaatttataattgaaaattttgattcctctaaattctaaagggatacataggcaaaattaagtttatacatatttttttaatttttttttaaattaatttcatctctagttttttaataagttcaagtatttacttattaaatttttcttaaaaataaattatttttattctttttattttattttattttgattgaaagatttctaagaaaaattaaaatatttttacaaatataactcaaattttaaatcaataaaacttttctctaattttttcctttaagttATTCTGAAACCACCCTTAAACCGCTTCCAAACTGTTTTGAACCATCATTTTTCGAATCGtcctttaaatcattttaaatcGAAGCTCGAGCCAGAACCGACGGTTCAGGAATCGTCTTCCAAACCGTCCCATAACGGTTTGGTTCaagttcataatttcattaaacttaAATCGACGATTCAGGAACCGTAACTAGCGAATCCTGAACCGTGACCACCCCTAATTATCACCATTACTCTTTTTCTATCAGCACCACTATAACCATCACACCACTACCACAACCACAATACTGTTATCATTATTGTTATTACCATCATTGGATTACCATTATTATCACTTAGCTACTGTCACTTCTACTATCATCTAGTCACTACCACTACTACTACTTCACCTTGCTGCTGTCGCTGTCGCTACCGCTACCACTACCACCATTTAATTACTATTGTtgtcaataaaaattattattataccacattacttatatttttattttaaaaaatgtgatgacaattacattatattataattttaattatattatattatacacTATTAAACACAATCTTAAATGGCTTTAATGTattgtaaaattaaataattattctgttattgtgataaaaaaaaattcttttttccATGCCTACGTCTACCAcagaatttcaaaactcaaaatatgaaCAAAATTGAGACAAAACAAACAAAACAACAACTATTTTTCTCAAAAAGCTTCATATTATACCCAAATGGCAACCATTTTATCCTATTTTAGCATCATAGATTGTACACTTTCTGATCTTCAATTTCTACATACTCCTACTCTAAAAATCCTAAAAACCCCAGAAAAATTTATCCACGAATCCAACCGAAAAACACatccttcatgaagaaaaccagaaAAAAAACCTAGGCACTATCCTATCCACAGCGACGCACTATGAAAAAATGCATGATGAACAACGATTTGAGCTCAACGTGTACGTCATAGATCTCTCCTTGTACACGTTGGCAATCTGGAACTCATCAAATCAACCAATCACAAAACACTCTCTAACAGAACATTCCCTCGCTATAAATAAAGCAACTGGTCTTTCCTTTTCGAGTGGTTTTCCATTAAGCAATTCTGTGtgctttcattttcttcttttgttcTGTCTCTGTGAGTTGAAATGACTGCCGACAAAGAACCTGAGGTTGCGGCTGTCGTTGAGCAGCCGCCTTTGACGGAGGAGGAGGCCAAGCCGACGGAGAAGCCAGTGAAGGAGAAGAAGCCTAAACAGCCCAAAACTGCTTCTCATCCTCCATATTTTCAGGTATGTTATATGTTCTGGTTAATATATTTCTACGTACTTGTAGAGAATCTTGGTTTATGTTTTAATCTTTTTAATTTGTGGATTCCCCAGATGATCAAAGAGGCTCTGTTGGCCTTAAACGAGAAGAGTGGATCGAGTCCGTACGCCATAGGTAAGTACATGGAAGAGAAGCACAAGGCAGTCCTTCCtgcaaatttcaagaaaattCTAGCTTTACAATTGAAGAACTCTGCTGCCAGAGGAAATCTGATCAAGATCAAAGCCTCTTATAAGCTATCAGAGGCAGGCAAGAAAGAGAACAGCACAGCAAAGGTCCCAAAGGAAAAGGCTAACAGAGCAAAGAAACCTAAAGAAGCCAAAACAATAGCTGGTCCCACCACTAGAAAGACAAGATCTGCGAACAAAACTGAAGCTGCGAAGAAGCCAGCAGCGAAGAGAGTGGGAGCAAAGAAGGCAAAAAAATCAACCACTGCAAAACCCAAACAGCCCAAGTCAATCAAATCCCCTGCTGCCAAGAGAATCAAGAAAACTGCAATAGCTGCTTCTGCTTCTTAGATGTAAACAAAATTAGGGAGTGACGATGATAATAATTAGTGTTAGGGTTGTGTCGTCTTCCGTAAATAAGGGATATGTACGTGTGTGTTTATAATCTGTGCAAAAAAATTAGGGTGCTTTGTGTGAAAGCTGAGTCTGTTGTGCCACGTGGAGCCTCCTCGTTGTGTTTGCGCACGCAGTTCGCAATCTGTGATTATGATCATGATATCAGGATTTTTGCATCTATGGCAAGAATTTCTCCTGTTTTGCCTGTTATCGTCAGGAATTTTTTGCATCTATGGTTCTTAAAATTTCTCTTGTTTGGTACCGACTTGGACAGGGCCGTTTCAGGCCTTTGAACTGGATCGAGTCCAGTTTATCATCTTTCTAAACTCAAAAGCGACAGATGAAAATGTACTTCTTAGAAGTTTGCTATGCGGATGATTAGGAGTCTGCTTTGGATTTGGTTTATAATGATTTAGAATCTTTTAGTGGCCTTGACTCTTCAATTGATCTTACTTTTCCCATTCTTGACCTGACATCTAGAGAAAAATGCCCGATTACACTATGTGTATTTGTGTGtatattttttcattttatataGGTGAAATGTTTCGCACAGTTATAATATTTTCAAAAGAAAGCTTGTGGAATAAATAAAAGCAAAATGAGAAAGAAACAGGTGCTATAACCACTTTGGATTCGTCTCATCAAATGACTATTATTATTGAGGATTATGTGGGCACCTCTTTTGCGGCTACAGTTTTGCTCAATTTGAATATAACAGGTGGAGTTAGACATGTTAGATCAACCACTTAATCCGACTGAACTTGTAGATGTTTCGTATTTTCCTTTCCTTCTCAATGTGCATAGCCCCTGATACATTAGCAGGACGTGATATGACTAGTATGGATGGTATCCTCTCTCACATAGATGAAGATTTGACCTTATCTAGTTCACCACATGATGCCACATAATCACTACGTTCTATCCTATTTTTCTCATAAAAAATGGAAgatttgctctctctctctctctctctctctataaatatatatatatatatttatttatttatttatatatgtacACACATACACCACATCCAATTTCTTTATGTTTTGTGCCATATAACCCACCCTTTATCGAATTTCAGTGACTGCACTAGCTGTTGTAACgccataaatttttaaataattattttatgtgtaaattatgatattttaatatattaaatactataatatttaatttgaattttttaggTTTTCAAAATcaggttttattttttttagacaattaattttaatgatttttaaaaattaatttaaaaaccacgtgacaagtttaaaaatatatttagactctataaaTTCTTTCGagttttctgtaattttttcagaattttcaagCTTTATTTTTGGTCCAAAGGCaaagcaaaaataaaattttgagtatCTTAAATCAAACCGATCTAATCAaactgaaccgaatcgaaccgacctTCCTTTTTTTCCCCTCCCTCTTCTCCTGTGCACAtcaccctccctctattctttttttttttttgtttctctctctcctcccttccCCACTGCCGGCCGACCCTTCCCCGACCTCCCCCACATGTTAGTGCACCTCCAGCCACCCTCCCTTGCCGGTGTTGCCCCTCCAGCCGACCAAAAAATGGGCCCAAAACCTCCTCCTTTCACGCTCGACGTTTCAACTTCTTAGGCCGATTCCAGCCGATCAGGCCATCAATTGGACTGTGTCCAGTTTCTTTTGTATTTTACtcttcgagagctttccatagatactTATTTTGCCAATTTTCATTGGGCTATTTGTTTAAATCAAGCCTGAAAAGTTTTagtttattttgatttttgtGCTAGATTTCTCTCAAACTGCGAACCCCACTGAGATTTCAAGACCACCAACATGCTCTACTCGTTGAGAGCTTTGCAACGACaccaatttgaaatttttttgacaCCGAAATTTTGGTGAGTCCTACAAGCTTAGCAGTGATTTTTCGAGCCTTTAATGAGTTTGtttaatcaaatataaattatattctaactcttgGTGTTGTGGGTTTCACATAGGTGTTATCGTTTTAAGGAAATTCTACTAGTGACCAGGACTGCATTTTTGGGCTGGACAGACAAGTTACTGGACTTGCTTCAGAAGGGGATTAATATTATAGTATTTTCCACCATTTTTAGACACCCTATATGTGTTTCACATGTCAGAATTGGTGTAGGTAAaccaaatctctaaattactcttTTTGTCTAATActaggtttagaataaaattcataaaatatccaTGGATAGTAAGAAAATtgtaattctttttgcaatagtataatagCATTGCTAAGAACTGTGGGGCATGTTTACAGATTTTTTTAGGTCAGTTTGGTTGGTTTTTGCaaaatgttaattttaaactttataacTGAATTGTATAGTTACTTGAGTTTTGGCTAGTTTGGTGGGCCCAGCAGGGTCGTATAATATTGTTGTGATGTGGCTCTGAGGCCCTTCAGTTTAGAAGTGTTGTTTGAGTTGCTTTGCAAATTGGGTATGTCTTAGGAGCAAAAAAATTTTCTGTCAGATTTTCGACATAGAATTAggatataattgtttaggtgatccgaGTCAACATTCTTCCTTCGCCTAGCCACCTCAATGATCTCCGGTTGTTCTGTGAgtaaatattgattttatttatacttttaatattattatatattcaagacatGCTCATGTtttcacttttatatatatatatatatgctaggCATGCCCTTATATTGTATATCttattgatgaaattattgtgaATGTTGCCTTaaagtaatttggagctgtgtgtatGCATTGGCATGCATgtggtgtggatatggatatggatatgggtaagaCGGGTAGTCACAGCTGGAGCTTGACTTACagggacccgatccttatatatTGACAAGTCAGGgtgagtatggctttgagttgatctcgctgacccccgcacttagattattaagcgaaagtccggcttgaattAACCTCACTGGCAGGTGTTagaattaagagagttgtataaaaGATCAACTCTTATATGTATACATATTAATGTAATACATAGGCATGTGTGTGTGCTCCAAACTATTTTTTGTGCGAATATTGCTTGAATTGTTTAATACAATGTGACTATGCTGCATTTCATATCCGGtaatgcattagttctagatagttatagaaattgtatttaaaatcaatattttactttatgagtcgaacgctcacccctgttcaactatttttcctcaAGTGACAGGTGGACTTTTTGA
Proteins encoded:
- the LOC110667443 gene encoding histone H1, coding for MTADKEPEVAAVVEQPPLTEEEAKPTEKPVKEKKPKQPKTASHPPYFQMIKEALLALNEKSGSSPYAIGKYMEEKHKAVLPANFKKILALQLKNSAARGNLIKIKASYKLSEAGKKENSTAKVPKEKANRAKKPKEAKTIAGPTTRKTRSANKTEAAKKPAAKRVGAKKAKKSTTAKPKQPKSIKSPAAKRIKKTAIAASAS